TGGTGATCTTGGAAACCAGAACGTGGGTTATTACAGCTTTCGGCAGACATTGCCAACCGGACTGTCGAACAACCTCATCAACGGAGGACAGCAAACTGTTATTGGCAATGCACCGTCACTCTACATTGATCCCAGAAATTACACCTGGGAGAGGGTTTCTACCATCAACTTCGGGGCAGATCTGGGTGTATTAAGTGACCGGTTGACTTTTGCATTTGACTATTACTTGCGGGATACCAAAGGTATGCTTACAGCGGGACAGGAGTTGCCAGGGGTGCTGGGGACAACGGTACCAAGTCAAAATGCAGCTGACCTGCGTACCAAAGGTTGGGAGTTTACAATGGGTTTCAATGATTCTTACAACGTAGGCGCGAAGCCTTTGTCTTTCAATGCCAAATTAATCCTCTCTGATTCACGCTCACACATTACTAAGTTCAAAAATGAGCAGCAATTGTTTTCTTCCTACCGCCAGGGAGCGGAACTTGGAGAAATATGGGGGCTCACAAACGACGGACATTTCAAAAACACGGATGAAATAAGCAAGCTGGACGAAACCGATATTATCCCCTGGGGTGCATTGTCCATTGTTCCGGGCTGGCCAAAATACAAGGACCTCGACGGAGATGGCCGGATTACAAAGGGTTTGTCCCAAAAGAATCCAAAGGACATGTCGGTGATCGGGAATTCAACGGCGCGCTACCGGATTGGCTTTAATTTGAGCGCCGACTGGAATGGATTTGATGTGGCGGCGTTTCTTCAGGGGGTTGGAAAAGCAGATTACTATCCTCATCACTACCTTTTCTGGGGACCGTATCAGCAGCCTTATGCCAATATTTACCCTTGGAACCTGGATTACTATCGCGGAACCTCGGAATCGGCACAGGACAGAAGCAAACATTCGGCCTCTTACATCAAAGCCGGGCTGGCTGACGCAAATCCCGATGCCTCCTACCCGGTGCTGCAATCGTGGCTGGCGGATGCTAACTATGGCTCGGGGCTGGACATTCCCCAGACGAAGTATCTGCTGAGCGCGGCTTATCTGCGCATCAAGAATGTGACGGTTGGATATTCCCTGCCCGCAGCTTTATTACAAAAACATGGCATAAACCGCTTCCGGGTTTTCGTATCGGGTGAGAATATGTTCGAGTTTTCAAAGATCAAAAAATACGTTGATCCTGAATCCATTAACAGCGGCAATGGCTGGGCTTATCCATTCCAGAGGAAGTTTGCTATCGGCCTTAACGTAGAATTTTGATCCTAAACCTTTCTTAAATCAACATGATCATGAAAAAAAACATACTAATGCTGTCCTTATTGATGATCGCGATGAGCGCCTGTCAGGACAATTTTCTGGAACGCCTTCCCCAGACCTCTATTGCACCGGAAGCTTTCTTTAACACCGAAGAAGATCTTGCATTATATATCAATGGATTGGTTTCCATGCCGGGCACCAACTCTTATCTTAACGATCAAAATACTGATAATGCCACCACAACCGGGGCAGTGGAGGTAAAAGTGATCATGACGGGAGCTCCTAGCTCTCAAACTGTCACCAGCGGCTGGGAATGGGGACGTTTGCGGAACATCAATTACTTTCTGGATAATTATAACAAAGCCAACATATCATCCCAAATCAAGGCGCATTATGTAGGGCTCGCACGCTATTACCGTGCCCAGTTCTACCTGGATAAAGTAGCCCGGTTTTCTGACGTTCCGTGGTATTCCAAAACATTGAACCCTGATGATAAGGAATTATATAAACCGCAGGATCCGAGAACGTTGGTAGTCGACAGTATCATGGCGGACCTTGCTTTTGCCGCTGAAAACGTGCGGGAAAGCGTACCATCGGGCACTCCCGGAAAATGGGCAGTAATGACCCAATATGCCAGAACAGCGCTTTACGAAGGAACTTACAGAAAATACCATACGGAATTGAACCTGCAAAACACGGCAAATCAGTTCCTGCAAACAGCCGTAACTGTTTCCGAAGCCATCATCAAGTCCGGAAAGTTCAGTATCTATTCGAGCGGAAAACCGTCACAGGATTATGCAACGCTTTTTGCAAGTCCGAACCTGCTATCTAACCCCGAGGTGATCCTGGCCAATGTGTACGATTCAGAGAAAAAGAAAAACGGCAATGTCAATGGGGTTGTTTTCGGAGATTACGAGCAAGCTCCATCCCGCGACCTGATCCAGACCTATCTGATGAAGGACGGCTCCCGGTTTTCCGACATTGCGGGCTATCAGCAATTCGGGTTTGTGAAGGAATTTGAAAACCGGGATCCGAGATTAAACCAAACCATGGTTTATCCGGGATGGATCAGGGTACCGGATGCCAATCCTTACATTCAAAGGCTAAATAAGAATTTTACCGGGTACCATCAGTTAAAAGGATACATTAACAGCACCGATAACAATGTGCTAAACAGTAGCGATTTCCCGGTATACCGCTTTGCCGAAGTACTGCTAACCTATGCAGAGGCGAAAGCTGAGCTAGGGACATTGACCCAAAATGACCTGGATTTGTCTGTCAATATGTTGCGGAAAAGAGTGGGCATGCCGGATTTAAACATGGCTTTGGCCAATGGAAAACCCGATCCCGCTCTTGTTCAAAAATATCCGAACACTTCCGGTACGAACAGGGGCGTACTGCTTGAAATCAGGAGAGAAAGAAGGGTTGAATTTGCGTTTGAAAACTTGCGCTACGACGATTTAATGCGCTGGCATGCAGGTACATTGCTCACTAAAATACCGGAAGGAATGTACTTTGCCGGTCCCGGGAAATACGATATGACTGGCGATGGCCACGCGGATATTATTTTAGTTGATAAAAATACTTCTATTCCCGCGGAGGCGAACAAGGAAAAAAATAGCCTTGGGACCGTATTAGTTTATTATAAGACAGGCGCCATTGGCGAGGATGTTACCGTATTTTTGAAAAATGGAATAGCCGGAGGTACGATGGTTACTGAAACTGCTGTCCGGAAATTTGAAGAACCAAAATATTATTATCGTCCTATACCCCAAACCCAAATACTCCTCAATCCCGATTTGAAACAAGTCTTTGGCTGGCAATAACCTGGTACCCACAATTAGAAAATGATGAATAGAAGAAATTGGATCAAAAATGCCGGAATGATAACAGGGGCAGCGACTGCTGCCCCGCTTTCGGAGTCGATAGCGCCGGCTAAAAAGAAACCCGTTCTCACAGTTGCGCACATTACTGATGTACATATACGTGCGGGCGATGATGCACCTGCACGGTTCAAAAAATGTCTTGAAGATGTAAAAAAACATGATGTAGACTTTTTCCTGAACGGAGGCGACTCCATTCATGCCGCTGACTATAAAGATGTTACCCGTGAACAAATGCTGGAATATTGGAAAATATGGGACGAATGCACGGCAACATTGAAGGACTATGAAATCCACAGCTGTATCGGCAACCACGATCCCTGGTGGGCTGCACCTTCGGAACAGGATGAAATGTACGGAAAAAACTATGTCGTGAAGCGGCTCAAAACGCCGGGACGGTATTATAGCTTTACCAAAAAAGGCTGGCATTTTATCATTCTGGATGGCAATAACTCCAAGATTTCGTTGGATGACGTACAATTCAACTGGCTAAAAAACGATTTGGAGCAGCTTCCTGCGGGAACTCCCGTGGTGCTGATGTCGCATTACCCGATCCTGGGCGCAACGCCTATACTGGTTGGCGGAGGTCATTCAGATTCAAAACAGCTTAAATCTCTTTTCTACCAACATAAAGATAAGGTGAAAATTTGCCTCAGCGGGCACCAGCATTTACAGGATAGTACCTTTTACAATGGCGTTCAGTACTGTTGCAACGGCGCGATGAGCGGTTTTTGGTGGGGAAAAGGTGATGCCGAATCGGCCGCACCCAACTATTATCAGGAAACACCGCCTGGATTTGCAATACTGAAACTTTACGCTGACGGAACCGTAACGAATACCTACCATCCTCACGCCTACTAAATTACATTACCCGTGTTAACCTGCCCGTGGCTTTGAAAAACATGGGCAGGTTAACCGAATAAAGGGAGCGACAAGAATGATCAGGATTGAAATCAATATTTTATCCGTCTTACTGATTGAACGTCTCGCCATCATTCGATTACAATTTTTCCGGTAAGCTATAAGACCTGCCCGCATTTTGCTTTTTTAAATAGGCCATTAACGGAGTAAAATAATCAACCATAGGTTTAGCGCTCATTTCACTACCAATGTTTTTCTTTAAATGTTCCCGCCAGTCAACGGTAGCACCCGGACGCATGAGCACACGTAAAAAATCGCCCGTAGGCTTGCTGCCCCAGTAGTTAGTAGCATGCGGATCTTGTTTCAGGATATTTTTGGCAATGTGATCATGTACCTGGAACAACAGGATATTGCTTATGGAGTAATCATAATATTGCGCGGGATCGTCATTGATGTGTGTTTTGGTAGCAGCATCGCAGTACCCGTCAGCATCTTTTCGCTCATGCGGAGGCACAATGCCCTGGTATTTTTTTACCAATTCCCACCATTTCGAATTGTATTGGTCTTTGGGCAAATGGTTGGCATAAAGCTCATATTCGAAACCCGTCATCACCCCACTGCCCCAGGGAATGTTCACTACATAGCTAAGCGCCTCGCCCAAAAGCTTCAAAGTATCGTTAGTCATCACCCCTCTTGCGATCAGTTTCTGATTTTCCAATAGCGGTTTTTGCAGGGAAGCAAGTCCGATCATACTTCCAAAAGCCTCGTGAAACCCGCGATTGGCACCACCGCGTAACACAATCGGAACCTCAGGATTGGAATATTCCATATAATAGTAAATATGTCCGAGCTCGTGCAAGACAGTCGTCCACCATTCCGTATTCGCTTCAACGCTCATCAACGAACGCACATCCTTGTCATAATCTATATGCCATGCCGATGCGTGATTGTTTTTTGAAAACTTGGCGTTTGCCGGCAACGGATAAAGAGAGGATTTGTCCCAGAACGATTGTGGCAACTTAGCGAATCCCAGGCTAGTCCAAAAGTCCTCTCCTTTTTTGGTAATCCATTCCGGTCCATTTTTCTTCAATACCGGGTCAATATTCAAGCCTTCCACATTGACCAGCGCGCTCCAATCCTGCCCCCACCGGTTGGGTAACCAGTCCGCCGGTAGGTATTGCGGCACAGGCTGATGGTATTTTTGGGCAAGCTCATACCGGGCCCAGGTATGCAGCTCCCGGTATAAAGGCCATACGTCCGATATAAAACTTTGGGTTAAATCGATCATTTCCTTCGAGCTCATTCCGTACTCGCTGGTCTGGTAGGCAAAATAGTCGGTATAGCCCAGTGGGGTTACGCAGCCATTGCGAAGTGTTTGCAATTGCACCAAGCCGTCTTTCAGCGTCTTACCTACTTCCTTACTGGCTGCCCAAGCCTGGGAATGTTCACTCAATGGTGCCGCTCCCTTCAAAATAGCATCCAGGTCATTGGTTGACACCTTTTTACCATGCAATGTATAATTAAAGCCATAAAGTCTTTCCAACTGCGCATTGGAAGCATCAATTCTGTCCTTCACCAACCGGCCGGCAGTCTCGGGATTATTGCCGGCAAGAAATAATATATATTCAAATTGCTTCACCTGAAGAGGACTAAGCTCATCTTTTTTTGCCAGGTATTTTTTTGCACTATCAATGTTCGCTGTGCTGCCGGTATATTTTGCAATCGCCTCATCAAAAGCCGCCGCTGCCTTGGAATCGGTACTATCCCCTACAACAATGTGCGTATTAAGCCGCCATTGGCCTTCATTAGAAGCAGTGCTTAACTTTTTGTAGTTACTATTATAATCATCCAGGTAAACCTGCGCCTGCGCTTGCAGAATTTCATTACCGGCAGGTTTGTCCTTCGACTTACTGCATGCAGCCAAAACAAATATGAGCGGTAAAGCATGTATCAATTTCATAGTCAAATTGTTTTTAGTAACCTCCTTTATTCTGTCCTGTAAGATATTTCATATTTAAGTGAAAACCTTTGATAAAGCTACCTTTTTATAGACTTAGGCAGTAGTTCGTCTGGGAATTAGAATTTGTAATAATAGTAACAAGATCACTTTCCTTTTGCGCGACAAAATCCCTATGAAAAAAGCTATAACGTTACTTTTTCTTCTTCTATCCGTTAGTGAAGCGTTTCAGGTAGCCGGGCAAACGGGTACGAATGCAACAAACGCATATACAGGCAGCCGCGCGCCTTTGCGCTCCAATCCGTACAGCGAGCTTCCCCTGGGTGCGATTGAACCACAGGGGTGGCTTAAAGCAATGCTGATCACGCAGAAAAACGGTGCCACGGGCAAGCTGGATGAGCTTTATCCACTGGTAATGGGCAAACGAAACGGCTGGCTCGGTGGAGATGGTGATCAGTGGGAAAGAGGGCCTTACTGGATAGACGGCCTGCTTCCGCTGGCTTACATTCTGGACGATAAGGAGCTTATTGCCAAAACGAAACCGTGGGTTGAATGGGCACTGAGCAGCCAGCAGCCCGACGGATATTTCGGCCCGTCGAAAGACTATGGTCATGAGCCAGGCGTGCAGCGCGACAACAGCCGTGACTGGTGGCCTAAAATGGTGATGCTGAAAATATTAAAGCAATATTATTCCGCTACATCTGACAAGCGCGTGATCACATTGATGACCAACTATTTTAAATATCAACTCAAAGAACTGCCTGCTAAACCACTGGATCACTGGACTTTCTGGGCCCGATACCGAGGTGCGGATAATTTGATGATCGTATACTGGCTCTACAACATTACAGGCGACAAGTTTTTACTGGACCTGGGCAACCTGATCCACGAGCAAACTTTTGACTATACCAATGCATTTTTAAACACCGATCTCTTGTCGACACGTGGAAGCATTCACTGTGTAAACCTGGCCCAGGGCATCAAAGCGCCGCTTATATATTTCCAGCATCACCCGGACCAAAAATACCTGAACGCAACGAAGAAAGGTTTCGCAGACATTCGTAAGTTCAACGGCATGGCGCATGGGCTGTATGGAGGCGACGAAGCATTGCACGGCAATGATCCCACACAAGGGTCCGAGTTGTGTTCGGCAGTTGAAATGATGTTTTCCCTGGAAAGCATTCTCGAAATCACCGGCGATGTGGGTTATGCTGATATGCTTGAAAAAGTTGCGTTTAATGCGCTGCCCACACAGGTTTCGGACGATTTTATGACGCGACAGTATTTTCAGCAGGCCAACCAGGTTATGACTACGCGGCATCAGCGCAATTTCGATGTCAATCACGGAGGTACTGATCTTTGCACGGGGTTACTGACCGGATATCCTTGCTGCACATCCAATATGCACCAGGGCTGGCCAAAATTTGTACAAAATCTCTGGTATTCGACTGCCGACAAAGGCATAGCGGCATTGACATACGCCGCCAATGAAGCGAAAATCAAACTGCCCGGCGGAATTGAGGTTGTGGTAAAAGAAGAAACTGCTTATCCCTTCGAAGAGACCATCAAATTTACCATCTCCCCATCTGCCAATTCGGTGTTCCCATTTCATTTGCGGATACCTGAATGGTGCCGCAAAGCGTCGATTAAAGTGAATGGAAAACTGTGGTTGGAACCGGATGGTAACCAGGTCGTGAAGCTGATCCGAGAATGGGAGAAAGGCGATGTGGTGGAGTTGACATTACCCATGCATATTTTCAAAAATACCTGGGTCGAAAATTCTATTTCGATTGAACGCGGACCGCTGACCTATGCATTAAAAATCGGTGAATCATTGAAAACCGTGAAAAATGACAAAGACCCGATCGACTACGGTTCTGTTTACAACGAATTACGACCTACCACTCCCTGGAACTACGGGCTGATCTTCACGCCTGACAACAAACTGGAAGGGCAATACAAATGGGAAGTAGCCAGGCAGGTGTCGAATTACCCGTGGAACCCGGAGAATGCGCCTTTACAGATAAAAACCAAAGCCAGGCGCATTCCGTCATGGGGAGTGTACAATGAGATGGCAGGCCCGCTCCCGTACAGCATTACCTATCAGCTGGACACGGAGGATCAAGAAGAAGACATTGTCCTGATCCCGTACGGCTGCACAAACCTTCGAATTTCGCAATTTCCCGTTATCCGCAAAAAATAAGATCTTTGAAATACAACGAGATTCAAAATGCAACATACCACCAAAATTTCCCTGATCGCCGCCGGCATATTCTGTTTGAATGTGATTCACGTGCAGGCGCAGCGAATACAGTCCGTACGTTTTTCGGACGTTACCATCCATGACAATTTCTGGAAGCCCAAGCAAGAAAAAGTAGCGACGGCAACGCTCAATGCATGTATCATTCAGACGGAGGAAAAATCGGGGCGGATTAGGAATTTTGAAAAAGTGGCCCGCAAACACGGAGAAAAGCACGAGGGTATTTACTATGACGACAGTGATGTGTACAAAGCAATTGAAGCAATGGCCTATTCGCTTAAAAACCGGCCTGACGCAGCCCTGGAAAAGAAAGCAGATGAATGGATCGATAAAATTGCGGCGGCGCAACAGCCGGACGGTTACCTGAACACTTTCTACACGCTGACGGACATTAACCAGCGCTGGACTGACATGGAAAAGCACGAAGATTACTGCGCGGGACATTTAATGGAAGCAGCAGTAGCCTACTACAACACAACCGGCAAACGAAAATTGCTGGACGTAGCGATTCGCCTGGCAGACCACATTGATGCTACATTCCGCGTTGCAAACCGTCCGTGGGTATCCGGCCACCAGGAAATTGAGCTGGCATTGATGAAAATGTATCATTTGACCAAAGAAGACCGGTACCTGAAACTGGCTGACTGGTTTTTACAGCAACGCGGACACGGCTATGGAAAAGGGAAAATCTGGGATGAATGGAAAGATCCCAAGTATTGCCAGGACGACATTCCGGTGAAGGACCAAAAGGAAATCACCGGGCATGCGGTGCGCGCTATGTACCAATATACGGGTGCCGCGGATGTGGCTTCTGTAAACCAGGACCCGGGCTATATGAATGCGATGACGGCGGTTTGGGAAGATGTGGTTTACAGAAATATGTATCTGACGGGCGGAATCGGGTCTTCTGGCCACAATGAAGGATTTACTGACGACTACGATCTACCGAATGGCGCTGCTTATAGTGAAACCTGCGCCTCCGTTGGGATGGTGTTCTGGAACCAGCGGATGAATTCTCTGACCGGCGACGCCAAGTACATTGATGTGCTGGAACGCAGCCTTTACAATGGTGCATTGGACGGGCTAAGCCTGAGCGGCGACCACTTTTTTTACGGCAATCCGCTTTCATCAATCGGCAACAATGCACGTAACGCCTGGTTTGGAACAGCCTGCTGTCCTTCCAACATTGCACGGCTCGTGGCGTCGGTTGGGGATTATATTTATGGAAAATCCGAGAACAAAATCTGGGTGAACCTCTTTGTGGGCAGCGGTACTAAATTTCAGGTTGGAAAAACCAATGTTCCGCTTCTCATGGAAACGAATTATCCCTGGGAAGGCAATGTCAAAATAAAGGTAAGTCCCAGTCAGAAAGTGAAGTATGCGTTGAATATCCGCATTCCCGGCTGGGCAGGCAATACGGCTGTTCCGGGTGAACTTTACAGCTTCATTGGAGCCGGAAACGAAAAATTTGAGGTTTTGCTAAACGGCAAACCGGTCAATTATCAGGTCGAAAAAGGCTATGCCGTGATCGATCGCACGTGGCAGAATGGCGACGAAGTAGAGGTGAAATTACCGATGGAAGTGCGTCAGATCAAGTCTCGGAAAGAAGTAAAAGCGAATGAAGATCGCATTGCCCTGCAACGCGGGCCGATCGTTTACTGCGTGGAAGGAGCTGACAATGCGGGTGAAGTGTGGGACCTGCTGGTTCCTGAAAATCCTACGTTTAACATACAAAAAAGCAAGATACTCGACGAATCCGTCATTTCCGTTCAGGCCAATCTGCTAAAAGTAGAAGCCACAGCTGATGGTTTGAATGTAAAAACAAAGCCGCAGCTCGTCACCGCTATCCCCTACTACACCTGGGCCAACCGGGGAAAAGGGCCAATGCAAGTTTGGCTGCCTTCCAAAATTAAAAATATCAGAATAGCGGAGTAAGGAAATTAATTGAATGTACGCCTGAATTCTTCTGACCGCCCATGGAAGTGGTATTGATGCAGGTCCGGAGGTTTTGAGATTGTTGTCTCTTACTCGCTCTTGAGCGATTTCACCGGATTCATTAATGCGGCACGAATGGCCTGATAGCTCACCGTGAGCACGGTGATGGTCATCGCGCCCAATGCGGCTACGGGGAAAATCCACCATTGGACAGTCGTATGATATTTATAGGTCAAGAGCCAGTCATTCAGGAAGTAATAGGCAATCGGGCTGGCGATCAGACAGGAGATAATCACCAATATTACAAAGTCCTGGGACATTAACTGCCACAAATTGACCATAGAAGCACCCAGTACTTTCCTGATCCCGATCTCCTTCACACGTTGCTCGGCCACGAAAGAAGCCAGCCCGAACAAGCCGAGACACGATATGAAAACGGCAAGGCAGGCGAAGATTGCCGCAAGCTTTCCAATACGCTCTTCTGACGAAAATTTCTTCCCAAATTCCTCATTGACAAACTGGTACTCAAAAGGAGCGGAAGGAACGTGTTTTTTCAGGATCGTTTCCACGGCAGCAATTGACTCAACCGCATTTTTTGTCGGGTTCAATCTGATCGTCATGAAGTTGGTAGCCTTGCCAGTGAAGTAAAACGTCTGTTTTACAGGCTCGTAA
The genomic region above belongs to Dyadobacter pollutisoli and contains:
- a CDS encoding M2 family metallopeptidase — encoded protein: MKLIHALPLIFVLAACSKSKDKPAGNEILQAQAQVYLDDYNSNYKKLSTASNEGQWRLNTHIVVGDSTDSKAAAAFDEAIAKYTGSTANIDSAKKYLAKKDELSPLQVKQFEYILFLAGNNPETAGRLVKDRIDASNAQLERLYGFNYTLHGKKVSTNDLDAILKGAAPLSEHSQAWAASKEVGKTLKDGLVQLQTLRNGCVTPLGYTDYFAYQTSEYGMSSKEMIDLTQSFISDVWPLYRELHTWARYELAQKYHQPVPQYLPADWLPNRWGQDWSALVNVEGLNIDPVLKKNGPEWITKKGEDFWTSLGFAKLPQSFWDKSSLYPLPANAKFSKNNHASAWHIDYDKDVRSLMSVEANTEWWTTVLHELGHIYYYMEYSNPEVPIVLRGGANRGFHEAFGSMIGLASLQKPLLENQKLIARGVMTNDTLKLLGEALSYVVNIPWGSGVMTGFEYELYANHLPKDQYNSKWWELVKKYQGIVPPHERKDADGYCDAATKTHINDDPAQYYDYSISNILLFQVHDHIAKNILKQDPHATNYWGSKPTGDFLRVLMRPGATVDWREHLKKNIGSEMSAKPMVDYFTPLMAYLKKQNAGRSYSLPEKL
- a CDS encoding beta-L-arabinofuranosidase domain-containing protein, producing the protein MKKAITLLFLLLSVSEAFQVAGQTGTNATNAYTGSRAPLRSNPYSELPLGAIEPQGWLKAMLITQKNGATGKLDELYPLVMGKRNGWLGGDGDQWERGPYWIDGLLPLAYILDDKELIAKTKPWVEWALSSQQPDGYFGPSKDYGHEPGVQRDNSRDWWPKMVMLKILKQYYSATSDKRVITLMTNYFKYQLKELPAKPLDHWTFWARYRGADNLMIVYWLYNITGDKFLLDLGNLIHEQTFDYTNAFLNTDLLSTRGSIHCVNLAQGIKAPLIYFQHHPDQKYLNATKKGFADIRKFNGMAHGLYGGDEALHGNDPTQGSELCSAVEMMFSLESILEITGDVGYADMLEKVAFNALPTQVSDDFMTRQYFQQANQVMTTRHQRNFDVNHGGTDLCTGLLTGYPCCTSNMHQGWPKFVQNLWYSTADKGIAALTYAANEAKIKLPGGIEVVVKEETAYPFEETIKFTISPSANSVFPFHLRIPEWCRKASIKVNGKLWLEPDGNQVVKLIREWEKGDVVELTLPMHIFKNTWVENSISIERGPLTYALKIGESLKTVKNDKDPIDYGSVYNELRPTTPWNYGLIFTPDNKLEGQYKWEVARQVSNYPWNPENAPLQIKTKARRIPSWGVYNEMAGPLPYSITYQLDTEDQEEDIVLIPYGCTNLRISQFPVIRKK
- a CDS encoding metallophosphoesterase family protein encodes the protein MITGAATAAPLSESIAPAKKKPVLTVAHITDVHIRAGDDAPARFKKCLEDVKKHDVDFFLNGGDSIHAADYKDVTREQMLEYWKIWDECTATLKDYEIHSCIGNHDPWWAAPSEQDEMYGKNYVVKRLKTPGRYYSFTKKGWHFIILDGNNSKISLDDVQFNWLKNDLEQLPAGTPVVLMSHYPILGATPILVGGGHSDSKQLKSLFYQHKDKVKICLSGHQHLQDSTFYNGVQYCCNGAMSGFWWGKGDAESAAPNYYQETPPGFAILKLYADGTVTNTYHPHAY
- a CDS encoding RagB/SusD family nutrient uptake outer membrane protein gives rise to the protein MKKNILMLSLLMIAMSACQDNFLERLPQTSIAPEAFFNTEEDLALYINGLVSMPGTNSYLNDQNTDNATTTGAVEVKVIMTGAPSSQTVTSGWEWGRLRNINYFLDNYNKANISSQIKAHYVGLARYYRAQFYLDKVARFSDVPWYSKTLNPDDKELYKPQDPRTLVVDSIMADLAFAAENVRESVPSGTPGKWAVMTQYARTALYEGTYRKYHTELNLQNTANQFLQTAVTVSEAIIKSGKFSIYSSGKPSQDYATLFASPNLLSNPEVILANVYDSEKKKNGNVNGVVFGDYEQAPSRDLIQTYLMKDGSRFSDIAGYQQFGFVKEFENRDPRLNQTMVYPGWIRVPDANPYIQRLNKNFTGYHQLKGYINSTDNNVLNSSDFPVYRFAEVLLTYAEAKAELGTLTQNDLDLSVNMLRKRVGMPDLNMALANGKPDPALVQKYPNTSGTNRGVLLEIRRERRVEFAFENLRYDDLMRWHAGTLLTKIPEGMYFAGPGKYDMTGDGHADIILVDKNTSIPAEANKEKNSLGTVLVYYKTGAIGEDVTVFLKNGIAGGTMVTETAVRKFEEPKYYYRPIPQTQILLNPDLKQVFGWQ
- a CDS encoding glycoside hydrolase family 127 protein; translated protein: MQHTTKISLIAAGIFCLNVIHVQAQRIQSVRFSDVTIHDNFWKPKQEKVATATLNACIIQTEEKSGRIRNFEKVARKHGEKHEGIYYDDSDVYKAIEAMAYSLKNRPDAALEKKADEWIDKIAAAQQPDGYLNTFYTLTDINQRWTDMEKHEDYCAGHLMEAAVAYYNTTGKRKLLDVAIRLADHIDATFRVANRPWVSGHQEIELALMKMYHLTKEDRYLKLADWFLQQRGHGYGKGKIWDEWKDPKYCQDDIPVKDQKEITGHAVRAMYQYTGAADVASVNQDPGYMNAMTAVWEDVVYRNMYLTGGIGSSGHNEGFTDDYDLPNGAAYSETCASVGMVFWNQRMNSLTGDAKYIDVLERSLYNGALDGLSLSGDHFFYGNPLSSIGNNARNAWFGTACCPSNIARLVASVGDYIYGKSENKIWVNLFVGSGTKFQVGKTNVPLLMETNYPWEGNVKIKVSPSQKVKYALNIRIPGWAGNTAVPGELYSFIGAGNEKFEVLLNGKPVNYQVEKGYAVIDRTWQNGDEVEVKLPMEVRQIKSRKEVKANEDRIALQRGPIVYCVEGADNAGEVWDLLVPENPTFNIQKSKILDESVISVQANLLKVEATADGLNVKTKPQLVTAIPYYTWANRGKGPMQVWLPSKIKNIRIAE